In a single window of the Streptomyces cinnabarinus genome:
- a CDS encoding fatty acyl-AMP ligase, translating into MEAADPSREAFSFVGAESTPRHDEGSGPSVRTLTYGELDRQARQLAAWLQSQGGAAQRVLLPNCEGPLQIAGLLGCFYAGATAVPCPSPLDGGRNVRRLTAVAKDADVSLALADSAVAAELSRLFAGSDLVCLAADRAALPDPEDWRPTVAADEDIALIQYTSGSVTQVKGVLISQRNLLAGQEAITRALGTDEHSVIGGWLPPYHDMGLVGQLLHPLHLGARGVLMPAATFAARPLSWLRMIERYGVTVSGGPDYAYDMCVRAATDEEVERLDLSSWQVAVNGAEPVREPTMAAFAGRFAPAGFRSEAFYPAYGLAEATLLVTGSSPGRPPVERAVDSIALAAGRLAAPRNGTLSRTLVGVGRPFGVELRIVDPETRQVLEPGRVGEIWIRGESVAPGYWRRRAETEESFGAVTSAHDGSFLRSGDLGAVDDHGELFVIGRLKEGVVVNGVDVAPEDIETSVQGLNPKFGVTAAVTTGPERDRLIVIQEVRENGLLDGELPSLAEAVQSHLDGEFGIPDAVILLVRQGVVRRTTSGKLQRSAMRGLLRSGGIRPLYPQVPVFQADLSPS; encoded by the coding sequence ATGGAGGCGGCGGATCCCAGCCGCGAAGCCTTCAGCTTCGTCGGCGCCGAGTCAACCCCGCGCCACGACGAGGGGTCGGGGCCGTCGGTCCGGACTCTGACCTATGGCGAACTCGACCGGCAGGCACGGCAGTTGGCGGCATGGCTCCAGTCGCAGGGCGGGGCGGCGCAGCGCGTGCTGCTGCCGAACTGCGAAGGACCGCTGCAGATCGCCGGACTGCTCGGCTGCTTCTACGCCGGGGCGACCGCGGTGCCCTGTCCGTCCCCGCTGGACGGCGGGCGCAATGTCCGCCGGCTGACCGCCGTCGCCAAGGACGCCGATGTGTCCCTGGCGCTCGCGGACTCAGCCGTGGCGGCCGAACTGTCCCGGCTCTTCGCGGGCAGTGACCTGGTGTGCCTCGCGGCGGACCGGGCCGCGCTGCCCGATCCGGAGGACTGGCGGCCGACGGTGGCGGCGGACGAGGACATCGCCCTCATCCAGTACACGTCCGGTTCGGTGACCCAGGTGAAGGGCGTCCTGATCAGCCAGCGGAACCTGCTGGCCGGACAGGAGGCCATCACCCGGGCGCTGGGCACGGACGAGCACTCGGTGATCGGGGGCTGGCTGCCCCCGTACCACGACATGGGCCTGGTGGGGCAGTTGCTGCATCCGCTGCACCTCGGGGCCCGGGGCGTGCTGATGCCCGCCGCCACCTTCGCCGCTCGGCCGCTGAGCTGGCTGCGGATGATCGAGCGGTACGGCGTCACCGTGTCCGGCGGTCCGGACTACGCGTACGACATGTGTGTCCGCGCGGCCACGGACGAAGAGGTCGAGCGGCTCGATCTGTCCTCGTGGCAGGTCGCCGTCAACGGGGCCGAACCCGTGCGGGAGCCCACCATGGCCGCCTTCGCGGGGAGGTTCGCCCCGGCCGGGTTCCGGTCCGAGGCGTTCTATCCGGCCTACGGGCTCGCCGAGGCGACCCTGCTGGTGACGGGCAGCAGCCCCGGTCGGCCGCCGGTGGAGCGCGCGGTGGACAGTATCGCGCTCGCCGCCGGCCGGCTGGCCGCACCGCGCAACGGCACGCTCAGTCGGACCCTGGTCGGTGTGGGGCGGCCGTTCGGGGTGGAGTTACGTATCGTCGACCCGGAGACCCGGCAGGTACTGGAGCCGGGGCGGGTGGGCGAGATCTGGATCCGGGGCGAGAGTGTGGCCCCGGGGTACTGGCGGCGCCGGGCCGAGACCGAGGAGAGTTTCGGAGCGGTCACCTCCGCCCATGACGGATCGTTTTTGCGCAGTGGCGACCTCGGTGCCGTGGACGATCACGGCGAGCTGTTCGTGATCGGACGGCTCAAGGAGGGCGTCGTTGTCAACGGGGTCGATGTCGCGCCGGAGGACATCGAGACCTCGGTCCAGGGCCTGAACCCCAAGTTCGGGGTCACGGCGGCTGTCACCACGGGGCCGGAGCGTGACCGGCTCATCGTGATCCAGGAAGTGCGCGAGAACGGCCTCCTCGACGGTGAACTGCCGTCGCTCGCCGAGGCCGTACAGAGCCACCTCGACGGGGAGTTCGGGATCCCCGACGCCGTCATCCTGCTCGTCCGGCAGGGTGTGGTGCGGCGTACGACCAGTGGGAAGCTCCAGCGCTCGGCCATGCGCGGGCTGCTGCGGAGTGGCGGGATACGGCCGCTCTATCCACAAGTACCCGTGTTCCAGGCCGACTTGAGTCCGAGTTGA
- a CDS encoding AfsR/SARP family transcriptional regulator, with protein sequence MDIEVLGACRVMQTGKSVVPSAVKPRKVLAVLALNPDRPVSVGMLVEEVWGETPPPSVATTLQTYILQLRNLITSAIGGPSPDMPLGAKSVLVTQPGGYLLDTQGGSVDVREYERLSGGGHRALEKGDYEAAADLFRKALSLWRGPALADVECGRILDVEVTRLEESRMGILCRRIEADLLLGRHHEIIGELFGLAARHPLHEGIHLQLMLALYRAGRRTTALEVYQRLRDVLAGELGLDPSYELQSLQGALLDSSSELRLDQPLSLFRVRAPGRY encoded by the coding sequence ATGGACATCGAAGTGCTCGGCGCATGCAGAGTGATGCAGACCGGCAAGTCTGTGGTGCCTTCCGCGGTCAAGCCACGCAAGGTTCTCGCGGTACTGGCCCTCAACCCTGACCGTCCCGTCTCCGTCGGGATGCTGGTGGAGGAGGTCTGGGGCGAGACCCCACCGCCCAGCGTGGCAACGACCCTACAGACGTACATACTTCAACTTCGGAACCTTATCACCTCCGCCATCGGAGGCCCATCGCCTGATATGCCTCTGGGCGCGAAAAGTGTGCTCGTGACCCAGCCCGGCGGGTATCTGCTGGACACCCAGGGCGGTTCTGTCGACGTCCGGGAGTACGAGCGGCTCTCCGGCGGCGGTCATCGGGCCCTGGAGAAGGGGGACTACGAGGCGGCGGCGGACCTGTTCCGCAAGGCTCTGTCGCTGTGGCGCGGTCCCGCGCTCGCCGATGTGGAGTGCGGAAGGATCCTCGACGTCGAGGTGACCCGCCTGGAGGAGTCCCGGATGGGCATACTGTGCCGCCGGATCGAGGCGGACCTGCTCCTCGGGCGCCATCACGAGATCATCGGGGAGCTGTTCGGGCTCGCGGCCCGGCATCCGCTGCACGAGGGGATTCACCTCCAGTTGATGCTGGCCCTGTACCGGGCCGGGCGACGGACCACGGCGCTGGAGGTCTACCAGCGGCTGCGCGATGTGCTCGCCGGTGAGCTCGGGCTCGACCCGAGCTATGAACTCCAGTCGCTCCAGGGGGCGTTGCTCGACTCCTCCTCCGAACTACGGCTGGACCAGCCGCTCTCGCTCTTCAGGGTGCGGGCGCCGGGCCGGTACTGA
- a CDS encoding acyltransferase domain-containing protein, with translation MNSSRSRGRCSTPPPNYGWTSRSRSSGCGRRAGTDGSVPPVALLLPGAGAQYPAMAYGLYRYEPAFTTAMDTVLGLLGQTGERLYRLWSSGARLRTVAEVHPLLFAVCHALSETVRDRGLRPGAVLGQSVGELVAAVQSGVLPLTDAVRLVVVQAEALAGAPAGGALAVAAAPPAVSPFLRGGTVVAASNGPGQTIVSGSEFGLAATRRALEGAGLTWMRVQVPAGLHGPLVAEACRDTLPAFEASEYAVPHTPLLSGCAGGRPEPERAVDPEFWALQPSRPVLLDAALGQLNTVGALLCAEVGPGHGLAVQARRHGHRAVSLLDGCVGAPHEERDRLRQALDCLVLGDPAERAARADDGPRASVAWLRPPGRGPA, from the coding sequence ATGAACTCCAGTCGCTCCAGGGGGCGTTGCTCGACTCCTCCTCCGAACTACGGCTGGACCAGCCGCTCTCGCTCTTCAGGGTGCGGGCGCCGGGCCGGTACTGACGGATCAGTGCCGCCGGTCGCGCTGCTCCTGCCCGGAGCGGGAGCTCAGTACCCCGCCATGGCCTATGGCCTGTACCGGTACGAGCCCGCCTTCACCACGGCCATGGACACGGTCCTGGGACTGCTGGGCCAAACCGGAGAACGGTTGTACCGACTGTGGTCGTCCGGTGCGCGGCTGCGCACCGTGGCCGAGGTGCATCCGCTGCTGTTCGCGGTCTGCCACGCGCTCAGCGAGACGGTTCGGGACCGAGGACTGCGCCCCGGCGCGGTCCTCGGACAGAGTGTCGGCGAGCTGGTCGCCGCTGTCCAGAGCGGGGTGCTGCCGCTGACGGACGCGGTGCGGCTGGTCGTGGTGCAGGCCGAGGCGCTGGCCGGGGCACCGGCGGGCGGGGCGCTCGCCGTCGCCGCGGCACCGCCCGCGGTCTCGCCCTTCCTGCGGGGCGGGACGGTGGTGGCCGCGAGCAACGGGCCCGGACAGACGATCGTGTCCGGCTCGGAGTTCGGTCTCGCGGCCACCCGGCGCGCGCTGGAGGGAGCGGGGCTGACCTGGATGCGGGTCCAGGTGCCCGCGGGACTGCACGGCCCGCTGGTCGCCGAGGCCTGCCGGGACACCCTGCCGGCCTTCGAGGCGTCCGAGTACGCCGTTCCGCATACGCCGCTGCTGTCCGGGTGCGCGGGCGGGCGGCCGGAGCCGGAGCGGGCGGTCGACCCCGAGTTCTGGGCGCTGCAGCCCTCGCGTCCGGTGCTGCTGGACGCCGCGCTCGGTCAACTGAACACGGTGGGCGCCCTGTTGTGCGCGGAGGTCGGACCCGGTCATGGGCTCGCCGTGCAGGCCAGACGGCACGGCCATCGGGCGGTCTCACTGCTGGACGGCTGTGTGGGCGCGCCGCACGAGGAACGGGACCGGCTGCGGCAGGCGCTGGACTGTCTGGTGCTCGGCGATCCCGCG